Proteins from a single region of Apostichopus japonicus isolate 1M-3 chromosome 21, ASM3797524v1, whole genome shotgun sequence:
- the LOC139962927 gene encoding limbic system-associated membrane protein-like — translation MATTVQQVVLLLAVLSAVNGLASRELFFLSTPRDTTARVGQTVTLYCSINQPGSRYMWIMDGVIISQGYNIMSLPDPSRYSIGGGETSYNLHIRDLQAYDAGSYKCVVTTGTAGIISDPAQLEVQSPPTSDLPDCASDAPLSVAIGEVVQISCTVPGGRPSPDITIYRNYHTLQHNDESQESVSYTWTVAEDDQGATFRCEGRHDLWAETRNCQMGPYNVITDQIRVVLVPLSEIVEVGGSTSFVCHQSAPIRSSFTWLVNGVPVDYTDSSFSVQSGDISSILEIDPVARRLDGSIVACIVETSQDTLSEETTLTLSETALRTPAPTRPDTVDQENDVDTPRKDNTDGLVPDESVVNMTGYIIAAVGICVVVIIIFVVVVLGFIQMIRKKSNDQKTIITHPEIRADTDDYYFKSKFVNVQKTWFGPVHNDTSAGICNSFPLQEGPRMLITIADNDEEVLGSTDA, via the exons ATGGCGACAACAGTACAGCAAGTTGTTTTACTCTTAGCAGTACTTTCAGCTGTAAATGGCCTAGCCTCGAGAGAGCTCTTCTTTTTGTCGACACCGCGAGACACCACCGCCCGTGTGGGCCAAACTGTGACCCTCTACTGCTCCATAAATCAGCCGGGTAGTCGATACATGTGGATCATGGATGGCGTTATCATTAGCCAGGGGTACAATATCATGAGCCTCCCGGATCCTTCCAG ATACTCGATTGGCGGTGGAGAAACCAGCTACAACCTCCACATCAGAGACCTCCAGGCCTATGACGCTGGTAGCTACAAATGTGTGGTCACCACAGGAACAGCGGGAATTATCTCCGACCCAG CCCAATTGGAAGTTCAATCGCCACCAACTTCAGACCTCCCAGACTGCGCCTCCGACGCCCCGCTTTCAGTCGCTATCGGAGAAGTTGTTCAAATATCGTGTACTGTCCCTGGCGGTCGTCCATCGCCTGATATAACCATCTACCGAAACTACCACACGCTTCAACATAACGACGAAAGCCAAGAGAGCGTGTCTTACACGTGGACCGTGGCTGAAGATGATCAAGGGGCCACGTTCCGTTGCGAAGGTCGCCATGACCTGTGGGCCGAGACCAGGAACTGCCAGATGGGACCCTACAACGTCATCACTGACCAAATCCGGGTCGTCCTCGTTCCTCTGAGTGAGATCGTCGAGGTCGGTGGATCCACTTCCTTCGTTTGTCATCAATCAGCACCGATCCGATCTTCTTTCACTTGGCTTGTAAACGGTGTTCCGGTCGACTACACCGACTCTAGTTTCTCGGTGCAGTCTGGCGATATCTCCAGCATCCTCGAGATCGACCCCGTAGCGCGGCGACTAGACGGCAGTATCGTGGCGTGTATCGTAGAGACTTCCCAAGACACCCTGTCCGAGGAGACGACCCTCACTCTATCGGAGACGGCCTTGCGCACACCGGCACCGACTCGACCAGACACCGTCGACCAGGAGAACGATGTCGATACACCGCGCAAGGATAATACCGACGGTTTGGTTCCGGATGAATCTGTTGTGAACATGACTGGATACATCATCGCAGCAGTCGGTATCtgcgtcgtcgtcatcatcatattTGTTGTGGTTGTCCTCGGTTTCATCCAGATGATCCGAAAGAAATCCAACGATCAGAAAACTATCATCACTCATCCTGAAATCAGAGCCGATACAGACGATTATTACTTTAAAAGTAAATTTGTCAACGTGCAGAAGACCTGGTTCGGACCCGTTCATAACGACACCAGTGCCGGTATTTGCAACTCCTTCCCTCTTCAAGAAGGGCCTCGTATGTTGATTACAATAGCAGATAACGATGAAGAGGTTTTGGGATCGACTGATGCTTAG